The following coding sequences are from one Thermodesulforhabdaceae bacterium window:
- a CDS encoding desulfoferrodoxin — protein sequence MAEKLQVYKCEVCGNIVEVLHGGKGELVCCGQPMKLFVENTVDASKEKHVPVAEQVTEGLKVKVGSVAHPMEEKHYIEWIEVIDEQGKAYKQFLKPGDAPEAVFCLPPGKYTLREYCNLHGLWKAEV from the coding sequence ATGGCAGAGAAGCTCCAGGTTTACAAATGTGAAGTTTGCGGGAACATCGTTGAAGTGTTACACGGTGGCAAAGGTGAACTGGTTTGCTGCGGACAGCCCATGAAGCTGTTTGTTGAGAACACCGTGGATGCCTCAAAGGAAAAGCATGTGCCGGTTGCTGAACAGGTAACGGAAGGGCTCAAGGTCAAAGTCGGAAGTGTAGCTCATCCGATGGAAGAAAAGCACTATATTGAGTGGATCGAAGTGATTGATGAACAAGGCAAGGCTTATAAACAATTTCTTAAACCCGGCGATGCTCCAGAAGCGGTCTTTTGTTTGCCACCGGGGAAATATACCTTGAGAGAATATTGCAACCTCCACGGACTCTGGAAAGCCGAGGTGTGA